From one Mycolicibacterium sp. HK-90 genomic stretch:
- a CDS encoding helix-turn-helix transcriptional regulator, translated as MKTISNFADNQHDDARGHNGAPAAEMPSREVLDTAGELLRALAAPLRIAIVLQLQQSARCVHELVDALAVPQPLVSQHLRILKQAGVVASERAGREVLYHLVDHHLAHIVADAVAHAAEEPR; from the coding sequence ATGAAAACGATTTCCAATTTCGCGGACAATCAGCACGACGACGCGCGTGGGCACAACGGTGCCCCGGCGGCCGAGATGCCCTCGCGCGAGGTCCTCGATACCGCGGGCGAACTGCTGCGTGCGCTGGCCGCGCCGTTGCGGATCGCGATCGTCCTGCAACTGCAGCAGTCCGCGCGCTGCGTGCACGAGCTGGTCGATGCCCTCGCCGTGCCGCAGCCATTGGTGAGCCAGCACCTGCGGATCCTCAAACAGGCGGGAGTGGTGGCCAGCGAGCGTGCCGGCCGCGAGGTGCTCTACCACCTGGTCGACCACCATCTGGCGCACATCGTCGCCGATGCAGTAGCCCACGCCGCCGAGGAACCGCGGTGA
- a CDS encoding Fur family transcriptional regulator, translating into MTGAVRSTRQRAAIADLLNETDGFRSAQELHDELRRRGEGIGLTTVYRTLQAMATAGSVDTLRTDTGESVYRRCSEDHHHHLVCRACGATVEISGGQVETWAADVAREHGFSDVSHTIEIFGMCGACAGVAD; encoded by the coding sequence GTGACGGGCGCGGTCCGGTCCACCCGGCAGCGGGCAGCCATCGCCGACCTGCTCAACGAGACCGACGGATTCCGCTCAGCCCAGGAGCTGCACGACGAGCTGCGCCGTCGCGGCGAGGGCATCGGCCTGACCACGGTGTACCGCACGCTGCAGGCGATGGCCACCGCAGGCAGTGTCGACACGTTGCGCACCGACACCGGCGAGTCGGTGTACCGGCGCTGCTCGGAGGACCATCACCACCACCTGGTGTGCCGGGCCTGTGGCGCGACGGTCGAGATTTCCGGCGGCCAGGTCGAGACCTGGGCCGCCGACGTTGCCCGTGAGCACGGGTTCTCCGATGTGAGCCACACGATCGAGATCTTCGGGATGTGCGGCGCGTGCGCCGGGGTGGCCGACTGA
- a CDS encoding NUDIX domain-containing protein yields the protein MTTIRIVAAVVLDERNRLLVVRKRGTSAFMQPGGKIEPGEQPIEALVREVREELGVGFDRAAADELGRHRAPAANEPGHDVDAWLYSVRLDGDPRPQAEIAEMRWIDVGEPGDVPLAPLTEHTVLALVRDRV from the coding sequence GTGACCACCATTCGCATCGTCGCGGCGGTGGTGCTCGACGAGCGGAATCGCCTGCTCGTGGTCCGCAAGCGCGGCACGTCGGCGTTCATGCAGCCGGGCGGAAAGATCGAGCCGGGGGAGCAGCCGATCGAGGCACTGGTCCGTGAGGTTCGCGAGGAACTGGGCGTCGGATTCGATCGTGCGGCCGCCGACGAGCTCGGCCGGCACCGTGCGCCGGCCGCCAACGAGCCGGGCCACGACGTCGACGCGTGGCTCTACTCGGTGCGCTTGGACGGCGATCCGCGGCCGCAGGCCGAGATCGCCGAGATGAGGTGGATCGACGTCGGCGAGCCCGGCGACGTCCCGCTGGCGCCCCTCACCGAACACACCGTGCTCGCGCTGGTACGCGATCGGGTTTAG
- a CDS encoding decaprenyl diphosphate synthase — translation MALTKDGKRGKTTYPQLPPAPEDYPVFPDTSTWPVVFPEIPAGTNGRFARPPQHTSKAVAPRIPADQVPNHVAVVMDGNGRWATQRGLGRTEGHKMGEAVLIDITCGAIELGIKHLSVYAFSTENWKRSAEEVRFLMGFNREVVRRRRENLNAMGVNMRWVGSRPKMWRSVIKEFDIAEEMTVGNDVITVNYCVNYGGRTEIVEAAQALAEEAVEGKINPSRISEASFAKRLHRPDIPDVDLFIRTSGEQRASNFLLWQAAYAEFVFQDKLWPDYDRRDLWAACEEYVNRNRRFGRA, via the coding sequence ATGGCTTTGACGAAGGACGGGAAGCGGGGCAAGACCACCTACCCACAGCTGCCCCCGGCGCCTGAGGATTATCCGGTCTTCCCGGACACCTCGACCTGGCCCGTCGTCTTCCCGGAGATCCCGGCCGGCACCAACGGCCGCTTCGCCCGCCCACCCCAGCACACCTCCAAGGCGGTCGCGCCCCGGATTCCGGCCGATCAGGTACCCAATCACGTCGCCGTGGTGATGGACGGCAACGGCCGGTGGGCCACCCAGCGCGGCCTGGGCCGCACCGAGGGGCACAAGATGGGCGAGGCGGTGCTGATCGACATCACCTGCGGCGCCATCGAGCTCGGCATCAAACACCTGAGCGTGTACGCCTTTTCCACCGAGAACTGGAAACGCAGCGCCGAGGAAGTCCGGTTCCTGATGGGGTTCAACCGCGAGGTGGTGCGCCGCCGCCGCGAGAACCTGAACGCCATGGGCGTGAACATGCGGTGGGTGGGGTCGCGGCCGAAGATGTGGCGAAGCGTCATCAAGGAGTTCGACATCGCCGAGGAGATGACGGTCGGCAACGACGTCATCACGGTCAACTACTGCGTGAACTACGGCGGGCGCACCGAGATCGTCGAGGCCGCGCAGGCACTGGCCGAGGAGGCCGTCGAGGGCAAGATCAACCCGAGCCGGATCAGTGAGGCGTCATTCGCCAAACGTCTGCACCGCCCCGACATCCCCGACGTGGACCTGTTCATCCGGACATCGGGGGAGCAGCGGGCCAGCAACTTCCTGCTGTGGCAGGCCGCGTATGCCGAGTTCGTGTTCCAGGACAAGCTGTGGCCGGATTACGACCGGCGTGACCTCTGGGCGGCCTGCGAGGAGTACGTGAACCGCAACCGCCGCTTCGGAAGGGCCTGA
- the recO gene encoding DNA repair protein RecO — protein MRLYRDRAVVLRQHKLGEADRIVTLLTRDHGLVRAVAKGVRRTRSKFGARLEPFAHIDVQLHPGRNLDIVTQVQAIDAFAADIVSDYGRYTSACAMLETAERLAGEERAPMPDLHRLTVAALRAIADGRRARELILDSYLLRAMTIAGWAPALTECARCAAPGPHRAFHVAAGGSVCVHCRPSGSSTPPQPVLELMAALHEGDWEYAEASASGHRSQASGLIAAHLQWHLERQLRTLPLVERVYRIDRTVAEQRATLVRQDMPHGFDEGREAGQDHLPTAAPGA, from the coding sequence ATGCGGCTGTACCGGGACCGGGCGGTGGTGCTGCGCCAGCACAAGCTCGGCGAGGCCGACCGGATCGTCACCCTGCTCACCCGCGACCACGGGTTGGTGCGCGCGGTGGCCAAGGGTGTTCGGCGTACCCGCAGTAAGTTCGGCGCGCGGTTGGAGCCGTTTGCCCACATCGACGTCCAGCTGCATCCGGGGCGCAATCTCGACATCGTCACCCAGGTGCAGGCCATCGATGCGTTCGCCGCCGACATCGTCAGTGACTACGGCCGCTACACCAGCGCCTGCGCGATGCTGGAAACCGCCGAGCGGCTGGCCGGGGAGGAGCGGGCGCCGATGCCCGATCTGCACCGGCTCACGGTGGCCGCGTTGCGGGCGATCGCCGATGGCCGGCGCGCCCGTGAGCTGATCCTCGATTCCTATCTGTTGCGGGCCATGACGATCGCCGGGTGGGCGCCGGCACTGACCGAATGCGCCCGGTGCGCCGCCCCGGGCCCGCATCGGGCATTTCACGTCGCCGCCGGCGGCAGCGTGTGCGTGCACTGTCGGCCCAGTGGATCCAGCACCCCGCCGCAGCCTGTGCTGGAACTGATGGCAGCCCTGCACGAGGGCGACTGGGAGTACGCCGAGGCATCCGCGTCGGGGCATCGCAGCCAGGCCAGCGGGCTGATCGCGGCGCACCTGCAGTGGCACCTGGAACGCCAGCTGCGGACATTGCCTCTGGTCGAGCGGGTATACCGGATCGATCGGACGGTCGCCGAACAGCGCGCGACGCTGGTCAGGCAGGATATGCCCCATGGCTTTGACGAAGGACGGGAAGCGGGGCAAGACCACCTACCCACAGCTGCCCCCGGCGCCTGA
- a CDS encoding amidase has translation MAKSATSDSTTPTFPTLTNQLYQLASGSTTSDELVRQSLHAITASQSTLNAFRVVLTEQALADAAKADQIRAAGKHLPLLGIPIAVKDDVDVAGVPTRFGTEGDARIATADAEVVRRLRAAGAVIVGKTNTCELGQWPFTGGPGFGHTRNPWSRKHSPGGSSGGSAAAVAAGLVTAAIGSDGAGSVRIPAAWTHLVGIKPQRGRISTWPLPEAFNGITVNGVLARTVTDAALVLDAASGNAEGDLHKPAPVQIAEHVGRAPGPLRVAMSTKFPFTGFPAKLHPEIREAVQNVGHQLEQLGHTVVTKDPNYSLRMSWDFLARSTAGLLEWAERLGDVPYDERTAVNMRIGRLLSQDVLRKARAHEAAVQRRISWIFNLVDVIIAPTTAQPPPLTHEFDRRGWSATERTSIAACPVTWPWNLVGWPSINVPAGFTSDGLPIGVQLMGPADSEPLLISLAAELEAITGWAAKQPEIWWTAPSQTDASQAAAAINALER, from the coding sequence ATGGCCAAATCTGCGACTTCCGACTCGACCACACCCACTTTCCCCACCCTGACCAATCAGCTCTACCAACTCGCCAGCGGCTCGACCACTTCTGACGAACTGGTACGCCAGTCCCTCCACGCCATCACCGCGAGCCAGTCCACCCTCAACGCGTTCCGCGTCGTCCTCACCGAGCAGGCGCTGGCCGACGCCGCGAAGGCCGACCAGATTCGCGCGGCCGGCAAACACCTGCCGCTGCTGGGCATTCCGATCGCGGTCAAGGACGACGTCGACGTCGCCGGGGTGCCCACCCGGTTCGGCACCGAGGGCGACGCCCGGATCGCCACGGCCGACGCCGAGGTGGTGCGCCGCCTGCGGGCCGCCGGCGCGGTGATCGTCGGCAAGACGAACACGTGCGAGCTCGGCCAGTGGCCGTTCACCGGCGGGCCCGGATTCGGGCACACCCGCAACCCCTGGTCGCGCAAGCACAGCCCGGGCGGATCTTCGGGCGGAAGCGCGGCAGCGGTGGCCGCCGGCCTGGTGACCGCGGCCATCGGATCCGACGGCGCGGGCAGTGTCCGCATCCCGGCGGCGTGGACGCATCTCGTCGGGATCAAGCCGCAGCGCGGACGCATCTCCACCTGGCCGCTGCCGGAGGCGTTCAACGGCATCACCGTCAACGGCGTGTTGGCCCGCACCGTCACCGACGCGGCCCTGGTGCTCGACGCCGCATCCGGCAACGCCGAGGGCGATCTGCACAAGCCCGCGCCGGTGCAAATCGCCGAGCACGTCGGCCGCGCCCCCGGACCGCTGCGGGTGGCCATGTCGACGAAGTTCCCGTTCACCGGGTTCCCGGCCAAGCTGCATCCCGAGATCCGCGAGGCGGTGCAGAACGTCGGCCATCAACTCGAGCAGCTGGGACACACCGTGGTGACCAAGGACCCGAACTACAGCCTGCGGATGTCGTGGGACTTCCTGGCCCGCTCCACCGCGGGCCTGCTCGAGTGGGCCGAGCGGCTCGGCGATGTGCCGTACGACGAGCGCACCGCGGTCAACATGAGGATCGGCCGCCTGCTGTCGCAGGACGTGCTGCGTAAGGCCCGCGCGCACGAGGCCGCCGTGCAGCGCCGTATCTCCTGGATCTTCAACCTCGTCGACGTCATCATCGCCCCGACCACCGCTCAACCGCCGCCGCTCACACACGAATTCGACCGCCGCGGGTGGTCTGCCACCGAACGCACGTCGATCGCGGCCTGCCCGGTGACCTGGCCGTGGAACCTGGTGGGCTGGCCGTCGATCAACGTGCCCGCCGGCTTCACCTCTGACGGGCTGCCGATCGGCGTGCAACTGATGGGGCCGGCCGACAGTGAGCCGCTGTTGATTTCACTGGCCGCCGAGTTGGAGGCGATCACCGGGTGGGCCGCCAAGCAGCCCGAGATCTGGTGGACCGCCCCGTCACAGACCGATGCGTCCCAGGCGGCCGCCGCGATCAACGCGCTGGAGCGGTAG
- the era gene encoding GTPase Era, with protein MSEFRSGFVCFVGRPNTGKSTLTNALVGQKVAITSNRPQTTRHTIRGIVHRDEFQIILVDTPGLHRPRTLLGQRLNDLVKDTYSEVDVIGLCIPADERIGPGDRWIYQQIRAVAPKTTLIAVVTKIDKVPKDRVAEQLMAVSELLGPDADIVPVSATAGEQLDVLTDVLVSKLPPGPAYYPDGELTDEPEEVLMAELIREAALEGVRDELPHSLAVVIEEVSERPGREDDNPLIDVHAILFVERDSQKGIVIGKGGARLREVGTAARTQIEKLLGTKVYLDLRVKIAKNWQRDPKQLGRLGF; from the coding sequence ATGAGTGAATTCCGTTCCGGCTTCGTCTGTTTCGTCGGCCGGCCCAACACCGGCAAGTCGACGCTGACCAACGCACTGGTGGGGCAGAAGGTCGCGATCACCTCGAACCGGCCGCAGACCACGCGCCACACCATCCGCGGCATCGTGCATCGCGACGAGTTCCAGATCATCCTGGTCGACACCCCCGGCCTGCACCGGCCGCGCACCCTGCTCGGGCAGCGGCTCAACGACCTGGTCAAGGACACCTATTCCGAGGTGGACGTGATCGGCCTGTGCATCCCGGCCGATGAACGCATCGGCCCTGGCGATCGCTGGATCTATCAGCAGATCCGCGCGGTGGCGCCCAAGACCACGCTGATCGCCGTCGTCACCAAGATCGACAAGGTGCCCAAGGATCGCGTGGCCGAACAGCTGATGGCCGTCAGTGAACTCCTGGGGCCCGATGCCGACATCGTTCCGGTCTCGGCCACCGCGGGCGAACAGCTCGATGTGCTCACCGATGTCCTCGTCTCCAAACTGCCGCCGGGGCCCGCGTATTACCCCGACGGTGAGCTCACCGATGAGCCCGAGGAAGTACTGATGGCCGAGCTCATCCGTGAGGCCGCGCTGGAAGGCGTGCGCGACGAATTGCCGCACTCGCTGGCCGTGGTCATCGAAGAGGTCTCGGAAAGACCGGGACGCGAAGACGACAACCCTCTGATCGACGTGCACGCCATCCTGTTCGTCGAACGCGACAGCCAGAAGGGCATCGTGATCGGCAAGGGTGGCGCGCGTCTGCGCGAGGTCGGCACCGCCGCCCGCACACAGATCGAAAAGCTGCTCGGTACAAAGGTTTATCTCGATCTGCGGGTCAAGATCGCCAAGAACTGGCAGCGCGATCCCAAGCAGTTGGGCCGGCTCGGGTTCTGA
- a CDS encoding cytidine deaminase has product MSELDPEDNKLVVLARGAMGRVEASTGAAVRDQDGRTYAGAPVELAALRLTALQAAVAAAVSSGATGIEAAVLVGGGADDAGVAAVRELSAGATVIVTDRAGNPV; this is encoded by the coding sequence ATGAGTGAACTCGATCCCGAGGACAACAAGCTGGTGGTGCTGGCGCGCGGTGCGATGGGCCGCGTCGAGGCGTCCACGGGCGCGGCGGTGCGCGATCAGGACGGCCGCACCTACGCCGGAGCCCCGGTGGAGCTGGCGGCGTTGCGGTTGACCGCTCTGCAGGCCGCGGTGGCCGCGGCGGTGTCCAGCGGTGCCACCGGCATCGAGGCGGCGGTACTGGTCGGCGGGGGAGCCGACGACGCCGGCGTCGCCGCGGTGCGGGAACTGTCGGCCGGCGCCACGGTGATCGTCACCGACCGGGCAGGAAACCCGGTATGA
- a CDS encoding hemolysin family protein yields the protein MNGILPLLGAVVLVGFGGLFAAIDAALSTVSIARIEELARDERPGAARLGRVVEERPRYINLVVLLRITCEISATVLLVSFLDGLLGVGWGLVASAAIMVVTSFVAIGVGPRTVGRQNAYSIALLSALPLQAISVLLTPISRLLVLIGNALTPGRGFRNGPFASEIELREVVDLAQQRGVVADEERRMIQSVFELGDTPAREVMVPRTEMVWIESDKSAGQATSLAVRSGHSRIPVIGDNVDDIVGVVYLKDLVQQTYYSTNGGRDTNVAQVMRPAVFVPDSKPLDELLNEMQRDRNHMALLVDEYGAIAGLVTIEDVLEEIVGEIADEYDTDEVAPVEELGERRYRVSARLPIEDLCELYEMEADEDLDVDTVGGLVALELGRVPLPGAEVTWDGLRLRAEGGSDHRGRVRVGTVLVGPVEPGGQDAARTRGGQGPDE from the coding sequence GTGAACGGCATACTCCCGCTGCTCGGCGCCGTGGTGCTGGTCGGGTTCGGCGGCCTGTTCGCTGCCATCGACGCGGCGCTGTCCACGGTCTCGATCGCGCGGATCGAGGAGCTGGCCCGGGACGAACGTCCGGGTGCCGCCCGGCTCGGCCGGGTCGTCGAAGAGCGCCCGCGTTACATCAATCTCGTTGTGCTGCTGCGTATCACTTGCGAGATCAGCGCCACGGTCCTGTTGGTGTCCTTCCTCGACGGGCTGCTCGGCGTCGGCTGGGGTCTGGTGGCCTCGGCCGCGATCATGGTGGTGACGAGCTTCGTGGCCATCGGTGTCGGCCCGCGGACGGTCGGCAGGCAGAACGCGTACTCGATCGCGCTGCTCTCGGCGCTGCCGCTGCAAGCCATTTCGGTGCTGCTCACCCCGATCAGCCGGTTGCTGGTCTTGATCGGTAACGCGCTCACGCCCGGCCGCGGTTTCCGCAACGGCCCGTTCGCCTCCGAGATCGAACTGCGCGAGGTCGTCGACCTGGCCCAGCAGCGCGGTGTGGTGGCCGACGAGGAACGCCGGATGATCCAGTCGGTCTTCGAACTCGGCGACACCCCGGCCCGTGAGGTCATGGTGCCGCGCACCGAGATGGTGTGGATCGAGTCCGACAAGTCGGCCGGCCAGGCGACGTCATTGGCGGTGCGCAGCGGGCATTCCCGCATCCCCGTGATCGGCGACAACGTCGACGACATCGTCGGTGTGGTTTACCTCAAAGATCTTGTCCAGCAGACCTATTACTCCACCAACGGTGGACGCGACACCAACGTCGCCCAGGTGATGCGTCCGGCAGTGTTCGTGCCGGACTCCAAACCGCTGGACGAACTGCTCAACGAGATGCAGCGCGACCGTAACCACATGGCGTTGCTGGTCGATGAATACGGCGCCATCGCCGGGCTGGTCACCATCGAGGACGTGCTTGAGGAGATCGTGGGCGAGATAGCCGACGAGTACGACACCGACGAGGTGGCCCCGGTCGAAGAGCTGGGGGAGCGCCGGTACCGAGTGTCGGCACGGCTGCCCATCGAAGACCTCTGCGAGCTCTACGAGATGGAGGCCGACGAGGATCTCGACGTCGACACCGTCGGCGGCCTGGTCGCACTGGAGTTGGGGCGGGTGCCGTTGCCCGGCGCCGAAGTGACCTGGGATGGCCTGAGATTGCGCGCCGAGGGCGGTTCCGACCACCGTGGGCGGGTACGGGTCGGCACGGTGCTCGTCGGCCCGGTCGAGCCGGGAGGACAAGACGCTGCCCGCACGCGAGGAGGACAAGGCCCTGATGAGTGA
- the ybeY gene encoding rRNA maturation RNase YbeY has translation MSIEVSNESGIDVSEDELISVARFVIAKMDVHPAAELSMVLLDSAAMADLHMRWMDLPGPTDVMSFPMDELEPGGRPDSPEPGPAMLGDIVLCPEFAEQQAAKAGHSLGQELALLTVHGVLHLLGYDHAEPDEEKEMFALQRQLLEAWVADQVESYHADRQSQKDQRLLDKSRYFDES, from the coding sequence ATGAGCATCGAGGTATCCAACGAGTCGGGCATCGACGTCTCCGAGGACGAGCTGATCAGCGTCGCCCGCTTCGTCATCGCCAAGATGGACGTGCATCCGGCGGCTGAGCTGTCGATGGTGCTGCTGGACAGTGCGGCGATGGCCGACCTGCACATGCGGTGGATGGATCTGCCCGGCCCCACCGACGTGATGAGTTTCCCGATGGACGAGTTGGAGCCCGGGGGACGGCCGGATTCGCCCGAGCCGGGCCCGGCCATGCTCGGCGACATCGTGTTGTGCCCCGAGTTCGCCGAGCAGCAGGCCGCCAAGGCGGGGCACTCGCTGGGCCAGGAGTTGGCCCTGCTGACCGTGCACGGCGTGCTGCACCTGCTGGGCTACGACCACGCCGAGCCCGACGAGGAAAAAGAGATGTTCGCCCTTCAGCGTCAGCTGTTGGAGGCATGGGTGGCCGATCAGGTCGAGTCGTATCACGCTGACCGGCAGAGTCAGAAAGACCAGCGGCTGCTCGACAAGTCCCGATACTTCGACGAATCGTGA
- a CDS encoding PhoH family protein encodes MTPRDTTADSATTSESVRSSITVPPDLIVGLLGSADENLRSLERLLAADIHARGNEVTFTGEPADVALAERVVAELIAVASSGQAVTPEAVRHSVAILTGTEDESPAEVLTLDILSRRGKTIRPKTLNQKRYVDAIDAHTVVFGIGPAGTGKTYLAMAKAVSALQTKQVNRIILTRPAVEAGERLGFLPGTLSEKIDPYLRPLYDALHDMMDPELIPKLMSAGVIEVAPLAYMRGRTLNDAFIILDEAQNTTAEQMKMFLTRLGFGSKVVVTGDITQVDLPGGNTSGLRAAMNILDGIDDIHFAELTSADVVRHRLVSEIVDAYARHEEPALLNRAQRRSSNGRPRR; translated from the coding sequence GTGACGCCCCGCGACACGACCGCTGACTCGGCCACCACATCGGAATCGGTCCGCAGCAGCATCACTGTTCCGCCCGACCTCATCGTGGGCCTGCTCGGCTCGGCTGATGAGAATCTTCGGTCCCTCGAACGCCTTCTGGCCGCCGACATCCATGCGCGCGGCAACGAAGTCACCTTCACCGGCGAACCTGCTGATGTGGCATTGGCCGAACGCGTCGTCGCCGAGCTCATCGCCGTCGCGTCCAGCGGGCAGGCCGTGACGCCGGAGGCGGTGCGCCACAGCGTCGCCATTCTCACCGGTACCGAGGACGAGTCGCCGGCAGAGGTGCTCACGCTCGACATCCTGAGCCGCCGCGGCAAGACGATCCGGCCCAAGACGCTCAACCAGAAGCGCTACGTCGATGCCATCGATGCGCACACCGTCGTGTTCGGTATCGGCCCGGCCGGTACCGGCAAGACGTACCTGGCGATGGCCAAGGCGGTCAGCGCCCTGCAGACCAAGCAGGTCAACCGGATCATCCTGACCCGCCCCGCGGTGGAAGCCGGGGAGCGCCTCGGCTTCCTGCCCGGCACCCTGAGCGAGAAGATCGACCCCTATCTTCGGCCGCTGTATGACGCCCTGCACGACATGATGGATCCCGAACTCATCCCAAAGTTGATGAGCGCCGGGGTCATTGAGGTCGCGCCGCTGGCATACATGCGTGGCCGGACGTTGAATGATGCGTTCATCATCCTCGACGAGGCGCAGAACACCACCGCCGAGCAGATGAAGATGTTCCTGACCCGTCTCGGGTTCGGATCCAAAGTCGTTGTCACCGGCGACATCACGCAGGTGGATCTGCCCGGCGGCAACACCTCGGGCCTGCGCGCGGCGATGAACATCCTCGACGGCATCGACGACATCCACTTCGCCGAACTCACCAGCGCCGACGTGGTCCGCCACCGTCTGGTGTCCGAGATCGTCGACGCCTACGCCCGACATGAGGAGCCGGCCTTGCTCAATCGTGCCCAACGCCGTTCGTCGAACGGGCGGCCCCGCCGATGA
- a CDS encoding 16S rRNA (uracil(1498)-N(3))-methyltransferase, producing the protein MSAALFYVDALPGAGEIVVVDGDEGFHASNVRRIRVGEQIDLSDGAGALAHCVVEDTAKGRVSARVTERLATAAPRPAVTVVQALPKSDRSELAVELATEAGADAFLAWQAARCVARWEGPKLDKGLRRWEAVARSAARQSRRPHIPVVEGVVSTAALTQRVTEAVAGGAVVLALHESATEPFAELPLAQADSLMLIVGPEGGISDEEIAALTAVGAKAVRLGPTVLRTSTAAAVALGAIGALTARWEI; encoded by the coding sequence GTGAGCGCAGCGCTTTTCTACGTCGACGCGCTGCCGGGCGCGGGGGAGATCGTCGTCGTCGACGGCGACGAGGGCTTCCACGCCTCCAACGTGCGCCGCATCCGGGTGGGGGAGCAGATCGATCTGAGCGACGGCGCCGGGGCGCTGGCCCACTGCGTTGTCGAGGACACCGCCAAAGGCCGGGTGTCGGCCCGGGTGACGGAGCGGCTCGCCACCGCGGCGCCGCGTCCGGCGGTCACCGTCGTGCAGGCGTTGCCGAAGTCCGATCGCTCGGAGCTGGCCGTCGAACTGGCCACCGAGGCCGGTGCGGACGCCTTTCTCGCCTGGCAGGCCGCACGCTGCGTGGCCCGCTGGGAAGGGCCGAAGCTCGACAAGGGCCTGCGACGCTGGGAGGCGGTGGCCCGGTCGGCGGCTCGCCAGTCACGTCGTCCGCACATCCCCGTCGTCGAGGGTGTGGTCTCGACGGCGGCGCTGACCCAGCGCGTCACCGAGGCGGTGGCCGGCGGGGCGGTGGTTCTGGCGCTGCATGAATCGGCCACCGAGCCGTTCGCCGAACTGCCTCTGGCCCAAGCTGATTCGCTGATGCTCATCGTGGGTCCGGAAGGCGGTATCTCGGACGAGGAGATCGCCGCGCTGACCGCGGTCGGCGCCAAGGCCGTCCGGTTGGGCCCGACCGTGCTGCGGACGTCGACGGCCGCAGCCGTTGCGCTGGGCGCGATCGGTGCACTGACCGCCCGCTGGGAGATTTAG
- the dnaJ gene encoding molecular chaperone DnaJ — protein sequence MARDYYGLLGVSKGASDSEVKRAYRRLARELHPDVNPDEEAQSRFTEIQVAYEVLSDPEKRRIVDMGGDPMESVGGAPGGFSGFGGLGDVFEAFFGGGTASRGPIGRVRPGADSLLRMRLDLAECATGVTKQVTVDTAVLCDLCHGKGTNGNSTPVACDTCDGRGEIQTVQRSLLGQVMTTRPCPVCGGIGEVIPDPCNRCGGDGRVRARREISVKIPAGVGDGMRVRLAAQGEVGPGGGPAGDLYVEVHEKQHDTFVRDGDDLHCTVSVPMVDAALGTTVTVDAILDGPTELTIAAGTQPGAVTTLRGHGMPHLRSGVRGDLHAHIDVVVPSRLDNADMDLLRKLKENRTRDVAEVRSTQSSAGSGGLFSRLRETFSGR from the coding sequence GTGGCACGCGATTATTACGGCTTGCTCGGAGTGAGCAAAGGCGCGAGCGATTCAGAGGTCAAACGTGCCTATCGGCGGCTGGCGCGTGAGCTGCACCCCGACGTCAACCCCGACGAGGAAGCCCAGAGCCGGTTCACCGAGATCCAGGTCGCCTACGAGGTGCTGTCGGATCCGGAGAAGCGCCGCATCGTCGACATGGGCGGCGACCCGATGGAATCGGTCGGTGGAGCGCCCGGCGGGTTCAGCGGTTTCGGCGGTCTGGGCGACGTGTTCGAGGCGTTCTTCGGGGGCGGCACGGCCTCGCGCGGGCCGATCGGCCGCGTACGGCCCGGTGCCGATTCGCTGTTGCGGATGCGCCTCGACCTGGCTGAGTGCGCCACCGGGGTGACCAAGCAGGTCACCGTGGACACCGCGGTGCTGTGCGATCTGTGCCACGGCAAGGGCACCAACGGCAACTCGACGCCGGTCGCCTGCGACACCTGCGACGGCCGGGGTGAGATCCAGACCGTCCAGCGTTCGCTGCTGGGCCAGGTGATGACCACTCGTCCGTGCCCGGTGTGCGGCGGGATCGGTGAGGTCATCCCCGATCCGTGCAACCGGTGCGGCGGCGACGGCCGGGTCCGGGCCCGCCGCGAGATCAGCGTCAAGATCCCCGCCGGCGTCGGTGACGGCATGCGGGTGCGGCTCGCTGCGCAGGGCGAGGTCGGGCCGGGCGGCGGACCCGCGGGAGACCTGTACGTCGAGGTCCACGAGAAGCAGCACGACACGTTCGTCCGCGACGGTGACGATCTGCACTGCACCGTCTCGGTGCCGATGGTCGACGCGGCGCTGGGCACCACGGTCACCGTCGACGCGATCCTCGACGGGCCCACCGAACTCACGATCGCCGCGGGCACCCAGCCGGGTGCGGTGACCACGCTGCGCGGGCACGGCATGCCGCATCTGCGGTCCGGCGTGCGCGGAGACCTGCATGCCCACATCGACGTCGTCGTGCCGTCGCGGCTGGACAACGCCGATATGGACCTGCTGCGCAAGCTGAAGGAGAACCGCACCCGCGATGTGGCCGAGGTGCGGTCGACGCAGTCCTCGGCCGGCTCCGGCGGTCTGTTCAGCCGGCTGCGCGAGACGTTCTCCGGCCGCTGA